In Ornithinibacter aureus, the genomic stretch TGCACCACTGGCGAGACCAGAACCAGAACGAGGTGGACATCGTGGTCACGCTGCCGGACGGGCGGTGGGGCGCCTTCGAGGTGAAGATGAATCCCGAAGACGCCGACAAGGCCGCCGCGTCACTGCTGTCATTCTCCGAGAAGGTGGACCAGGCCAAAGCCGGTGCGCCCGTCGCACTGGGAGTCATCACCACCACGGGCTTCGCGTACCGGAGGGACGACGGCGTCAGCGTGCTGCCGATCGGAGCAATGGGGCCCTGAGGCGCCTCCGGCTGCACAGACAGAGCCAAAGCTGCACGGTGCCGGTGGAAGTCCTCGGCCGGCAGCACGAGCGCGAGGCAGTCCTCGAGGGCGGTCACCTCGAACGTCGAGTGTTGCCCTCGGTGAGCGTGATCGAGCCGAAGCACGCCCCTTCACCGCCGCGGTCGACGAGCGTGCCTTGAGGGTCGTGGACGTCGGCGGCGCCCGAGCGCAGGACGTACAGGTGGTGGTTGTCGCGCCCCTTCTCGATGAGGCGGGTGCCGCGGCGGAAGTACTGCACGCTCATCCGCCCCGGGAGCCGGTCGAGCACGCCCTGCGGGAGCGCATCGAAGG encodes the following:
- a CDS encoding cyclic nucleotide-binding domain-containing protein codes for the protein MALDVELSETRDFLACHEPFDALPQGVLDRLPGRMSVQYFRRGTRLIEKGRDNHHLYVLRSGAADVHDPQGTLVDRGGEGACFGSITLTEGNTRRSR